The nucleotide sequence ACCGCGTCGCGTATAAAGGTCAAGAGGCAACTGTTTTTAGGGTTTTAAGAAATTCGCTGAAGCTGTTGTCATTAACTGAGGCAAAAACGATCACCGCTCCCATTGGAGAGGTTGAACTTATCCAAAAAAACTTTGTAGGGAATCAAAGCGCGGCTGACCGATTCCCTACACAAAATCCTGTAGGGAACGAGCAACCGGCTGATTCATTCCCTACAGAAAACGATGAGCATGGCTTAACCCTAAAGATTGGGCACAAATACTATCTCAAGACCGATGGACGCGAGATATTTATTGTTAAAGTCTGGAAAAAACGCGCTCGGGTCTCTACACGAGATTTTGAGGAATTTAATGTCGATTTAGACGATATAACAGACAAAAGCATTCAGCTTGAATTGTCGCTTGTTAAAGAGGAAGCTGTCCCCGATGGCCACCTGCCTAATGGATGGACAATCAGCGAGAGGGAGTCCCCCAACAGCGCACCGGACGAGATCAAACGACAAAGACTCCAGGGGGAAAAACAAACCCTAGAGAAAAGAATCCTCAACTACAACCAGCAAATCAAAGGCAAGCTGCCCCCCTACCCCTCGGCAGCTACTAAGAAAAAAATTAATGCCAATATCAAGCAATGTCGAGACAAGATAAAGGAAATTGACCAAAAACTAGCCCTAGCCGTCTGCATCGAGGTAGCTGTAGAGAATCAAGACGCGGCTGATCATACTCATGTGGCTTTATGGGAAAAAGAATCTCTAGAAACCACTCTAGATGGTTCTCTAGAAACCACTCTAGATGGTTCTCTAGAAACCACTCTAGATGGCTCTCTAGCGGCAGATACTTTTTATTTGATTAATTATCAAAAAGACGGTAAGACTTTTGGCTGGTGGGCTGGTGGCGATTGGACAGATCAAAAAGAATATGCGTTGCATTACTCCGAAGCGGAAGCCGAACGCTTGATGAGGGGATTAACAGAAGCAAATCCTGAGTTTGATTTTTCTCTGGAACCTGTGCCAACATCAGAACCTTTACCGACTGCTCAAGATGGCTCTCTAGAAATCACTCTAGATGGCTCTCTAGAAACCACTCTAGATGGTTCTCTAGATACCACTCTAGATGGTTCTCTAGATACCACTCTAGATGGCTCTCTAGCAGCAGGAGCATTGGACAAGCCATTAACCTTTGAAGACACCTTATATCAATTAGGTGAAATATCCCTTTCTAAAAAGAATTCCAACTCAAAACGTGACCCTTACTATTCAAAGAAATCAATTATAACTAGGATGTCTAGATATCCTTTACCCGACGGAATGAAGTGGGACTTAAGGACTCTAAACAAAATTATCAAAGAACATCACATTGCCCTTTGAATAAATAACCTTCAACCAGTGAGTTGTAAATCAAAAAATACTTTTAGTGTTCAGTATTAATTAGGAGATAATCATGAACAGGACAGAGCATTTAAATTGGGCTAAAGAGAGAGCTTTAGAATATCTAGAACTCAATCAGCTAGAAAACGCATGGTTAAGCTTTTATAGTGATTTAAATAAGCACGAGGAGCTTAGAAAACATAACGGCTTACAATTGGGGCGGCAGTTAAAGTATGCTGGGTTTTTAAATTGTGTGGAGGAAATGAAAGATTTTATTAAAGGTTTTAACTAAGGTTTACAGGGAGGTTTGAAATTATGACTGATAAAAAACTAGAGGATACTCTCGCTAAAATTTATACTTTAGATCCTGTTGACGGATTTAAGGTTGGTGATTTGGTCTATTGGGGTAGGCGAATCGGTAAAGTTTTGAAGGTCGGCACGAAAAAAATACGAATCGAATTTAATACAGACCTTCGAAGGGAATGGGTGCCTATCGACGACACCCTTAAACTCGTTGATATCTCACCTAGGTTTTTTGGGATGAACAACCTCCCAGACTCAGACTAAAAAAATCTACAGAGAAACCCCTTCTAACACTGGAGGGGTAGTAATTAAATATTTAAATATTAGATAAACAAGCATCTTTATTTACTCCCAAGTAGTGGTTATAAATTACGTCCACGCTATTTCCACAACTATCAGCAAGTAATTTTAAATCTACTCCCGACTGAGCTTGTAAGGTAATAAATGTATGTCTAGTGGCTGAGGGTTTCAAGTATTGTGATATTTTCTTTTCTCTAACTAATCGATTAACAACACCTAAATATTTTTCCGCTTTTTGATTATCTTCTTTTATACGTTCTTTGTTTTTCCCGTTCCATAACTCATTTAATATTAACCTATTATAATTTTTTCCTTTTTGAGTTACAAAAACATAGCCTTCGGGAGTAGTTTTTCTCTCAAGCCTTACTCTTTTAATTAAATCAAGAAGCTTATCATACCCTTTAATTTTAAAAATCCGTACAGTATCGGTCTTAGTTGTTTTAGTGATTTTCGTCTCTGTACTAAAACTCTCATCAAAAATAATCCAATCTTTTTTAATGTCGTTCCATTTCAAGGCGAAAACCTCACCTAGTCTGCATCCTGTCAAAAATAAAAACTCCACTAAGTCAGCTATATCTCTTTCTCTTGCTTTTTGGGAATGTCTAAAGGCATTAATGATAATATCCCTCTCTTCCTTAGTGTATGATCTGTAATCTTCAGTATCAATTAATTGGAGTGATTTTTTTGGCGGCTTAACGATAACTTCCTTAGTTTCGTTGAAATAATTCTTATCTAGCTTTCCAAGTCTAACAGCCCTATCCCCCATTTTCACCAAAGCATTAAAAAGCTTTTTTAGATTGGGCTTATAATTGTCGGCTGCCATTAAATCAGCAATCAAATTATTAACCATATCCAAGCTGACTTTAACTTCTAGCCAAGGTGACAGCCAGTGTAAATAAGTTCGTCGATAGCAGGTCTTATAGGTCGTTTCGCAAATCTGCTTAGTAGCAACCCTCCACTGACAAAACTCATCCCACAATTCCCCTAAAGTCGGATTTGTGATCGCGGTAGTCGCTACAGCAAATTCATGATTAACCTTCAGCCCCAAATACTTCTCTAGGGAGGGGTCAAATAATTTTTGTGCCTCTGGGTGGTCTAAATCGGCTTGAATACGTTGACAGACACCAAGGAGCCATTGCCTGTTTTCTGGGGAGTCGGATCGCCCAACGGACTTGTAGAATTGCCGCTTCCCATAAAACTGCTTACTAAGACGAGAGGAAAACTGAAGACGCAAACTACCCTTATCTTTCTGAATACGGATGTCTTGGGCTTTTCGTTCATTTTTGCGAGGCATATCTTCTAGTAATAGCTAGTAATTTTCTAGTATTTTAGTCATTACATAGCTTGAAAGTATTGCCTTAAAAGCTTTTGAGTTCATCACCCACGAACCTCGCCAGCCCCGCTAATACTTAAGATTTTCCCAATAAATTCTCTATTTATTATCGCTTTTCTGAACTGACCAACTCATCAAGGCTGTAAGGGCATTCTTGGGGTAACTCGACATCATACTCATCAAGCACCAAGTCTTTAGCGTCTAAAAAAAGTTCATCCAAATCTACAAGCAACTTACGTATCATGCTTGGGCTAATTTGCCGCTTAATATCTTTTTGCCACACTTTAATTTCGTGCTGCCAGTGTTTGATACACTCCGGAATCGCTACGTAATCTATTTTAAGTTTGTGCTGGATTATTCGCATTACCTTAGAGCTAACTCGAGCATAATCGCTCTTT is from Gloeothece verrucosa PCC 7822 and encodes:
- a CDS encoding DUF29 domain-containing protein translates to MQTYDGDFYQWTVEQAQALRQRDLDSLDWDNLIEEIESLGKSDYARVSSKVMRIIQHKLKIDYVAIPECIKHWQHEIKVWQKDIKRQISPSMIRKLLVDLDELFLDAKDLVLDEYDVELPQECPYSLDELVSSEKR
- a CDS encoding tyrosine-type recombinase/integrase — encoded protein: MPRKNERKAQDIRIQKDKGSLRLQFSSRLSKQFYGKRQFYKSVGRSDSPENRQWLLGVCQRIQADLDHPEAQKLFDPSLEKYLGLKVNHEFAVATTAITNPTLGELWDEFCQWRVATKQICETTYKTCYRRTYLHWLSPWLEVKVSLDMVNNLIADLMAADNYKPNLKKLFNALVKMGDRAVRLGKLDKNYFNETKEVIVKPPKKSLQLIDTEDYRSYTKEERDIIINAFRHSQKARERDIADLVEFLFLTGCRLGEVFALKWNDIKKDWIIFDESFSTETKITKTTKTDTVRIFKIKGYDKLLDLIKRVRLERKTTPEGYVFVTQKGKNYNRLILNELWNGKNKERIKEDNQKAEKYLGVVNRLVREKKISQYLKPSATRHTFITLQAQSGVDLKLLADSCGNSVDVIYNHYLGVNKDACLSNI